A single genomic interval of Anopheles marshallii chromosome 2, idAnoMarsDA_429_01, whole genome shotgun sequence harbors:
- the LOC128716317 gene encoding uncharacterized protein LOC128716317, whose translation MESNFVSVFKLDGVPILPPLVNEEVRAAVAIYRQKAIEIEKRLEERKRTLAVDCELIDTNSSIVRGGCSKLAVVDDAECGVSDHQIELEAAVNVSTILTANVVNDFSSQSEESTFTVHLEALCEPSQQKIVTVIETVEKLQADQTDCSLICRDQAPRHAEQAQFDVDKQPCWQSPTRTVTPTSEESLGWFPLVRSNTYNLEKPSIDLMNLQRVDHSTPIDRAKLDSALENVIDCCNPKVPTVESKPVTPKPKVVAQKDTAPVKVQPIPFGKYKTDRLTKSPKQPIVDPAKCRTKRKPASRKISHSSAGSGVASDRALDSVAQALTIHERRMMELLKRQEEERLMLEKSFREKTQELVALCGKSLTIECDVMGNEKNSMMMMPDCNRTKTPDINVASSVSQLSLCDVSYDSCTDTDDAAYQTCHANGTSEENVNNNEHTLTEEQPLADRNDLFAMMNSSVRTMTKIQDSNGNDVISLLPERMTELQQEKAATIINAYARGYLTRRLLKTDEVQSIKRTIADIICFIISSQTQPKGMKEDNANQAAVRRNAGKHIAFCLDRLHDIFVTSTPQERMQMIRRDRCLKSKSTLPKVHKPTV comes from the exons ATGGAGAGTAATTTCGTGTCGGTCTTTAAGCTGGATGGTGTTCCCATACTACCGCCGCTG GTTAATGAGGAGGTGCGTGCAGCCGTAGCCATTTACCGGCAGAAGgcaatcgaaatcgaaaaacgactggaagaaagaaaaaggaccTTGGCCGTGGATTGCGAATTGATCGATACGAATAGTTCGATCGTTAGAGGAGGGTGTTCAAAATTGGCCGTGGTAGATGATGCAGAATGTGGTGTATCGGATCATCAGATAGAACTGGAAGCAGCAGTAAACGTATCAACAATTCTAACAGCGAATGTAGTGAACGATTTTTCCAGCCAAAGTGAAGAATCAACATTTACGGTTCACTTGGAAGCTTTATGCGAACCCTCACAACAAAAGATCGTGACTGTCATTGAGACAGTAGAAAAATTACAAGCTGATCAAACCGACTGCAGTCTCATCTGCCGAGACCAAGCACCCAGGCATGCAGAGCAAGCACAATTCGATGTCGATAAACAACCGTGTTGGCAATCACCTACCAGAACGGTGACTCCAACGTCAGAAGAATCGCTGGGATGGTTCCCGTTGGTAAGATCCAACACTTATAATCTAGAAAAACCGAGCATCGATCTAATGAATCTGCAAAGAGTCGATCATTCTACACCGATCGATCGGGCAAAGTTAGATTCTGCTTTAGAAAACGTAATAGACTGCTGCAATCCTAAAGTTCCTACCGTTGAAAGCAAACCGGTtacaccgaaaccgaaagtaGTAGCACAAAAGGACACTGCACCGGTAAAAGTTCAACCAATCCCATTTGGTAAATATAAAACGGATCGACTGACCAAATCCCCCAAACAGCCGATCGTGGATCCTGCCAAAtgtcgaacgaaacgaaaaccgGCTTCGCGTAAGATCAGCCACTCTTCCGCCGGTTCGGGGGTTGCATCTGATCGTGCACTTGATAGCGTCGCGCAAGCACTAACTATACACGAACGGCGCATGATGGAACTGTTAAAAAggcaagaagaagaacgacTAATGTTGGAAAAAAGTTTTCGCGAAAAAACTCAAGAGTTGGTAGCACTTTGTGGGAAATCTCTTACCATAGAGTGTGATGTGATGGGAAACGAGAAAAAtagtatgatgatgatgccggaTTGCAATCGAACAAAGACGCCGGACATTAATGTTGCTTCGAGCGTTAGCCAACTATCGCTGTGCGATGTGTCCTATGATTCGTGTACCGATACGGACGATGCCGCTTACCAAACATGCCATGCGAACGGAACTTCGGAAGAGAATGTCAACAACAATGAACATACGTTGACGGAAGAACAACCCTTGGCGGATAGGAATGATCTTTTCGCTATGATGAATTCATCGGTTCGTACAATGACCAAAATCCAAGACAGCAACGGAAATGATGTGATTAGTCTTTTGCCAGAGCGAATGACGGAACTGCAACAAGAGAAAGCGGCCACCATTATTAATGCTTACGCACGGGGCTATCTAACCAGGCGTCTGCTTAAGACGGACGAAGTGCAAAGCATTAAACGCACGATAGCCGATATCATTTGCTTTATTATAAGCTCGCAAACGCAGCCGAAAGGAATGAAAGAGGACAATGCAAACCAGGCAGCTGTTCGTCGGAATGCCGGTAAACacattgcattttgtttggaTCGATTACATGATATTTTTGTAACCAGCACGCCACAGGAACGTATGCAAATGATTCGTCGTGATCGTTGTTTAAAAAGCAAATCTACACTGCCAAAGGTACACAAACCGACCGTTTAG